A single region of the Kwoniella botswanensis chromosome 1, complete sequence genome encodes:
- a CDS encoding 40S ribosomal protein S15, with the protein MADFTTGEEAAAKKASRSFKKYSYRGVELDQLLDLSNEDFIELVHARARRRFQRGLKRRPLGLIKKLRKAKKEAGPNEKPAMVKTHLRDMIIVPEMIGSVVGVYNGKTFTTVEVKPEMTGHYLGEFSITYKPVGHSRGANMKDSRL; encoded by the exons ATG GCCGATTTCACCACCGGAGAGGAAGCTGCTGCCAAAAAGGCCTCTAGATCTTTCAAAAAGTACTCTTACCGAggtgttgagcttgatcaaCTCCTCGACCTCTCCAATGAGGACTtcattgag CTCGTCCACGCCCGAGCTCGAAGAAGGTTCCAAAGAGGTCTTAAGAGACGACCCTTAGGTCTCATCAAGAAGCTCCGAAAGGCCAAGAAGGAAGCCGGACCTAACGAGAAGCCCGCCATGGTCAAGACTCACTTGCGAGACATGATCATCGTCCCAGAAATGATCGGAAGTGTTGTCGGTGTCTAC AACGGTAAAACTTTCACCACTGTCGAAGTTAAGCCTGAGATGACTGGACACTACCTCGGAGAGTTCTC TATCACCTACAAACCCGTCGGTCACTCTCGAGGTGCCAACATGAAGGACTCTCGATTGTGA